CTTCCGTAAGTCCTCATAGGCTCGGCAGACGCTGACTTGTAGGCTGTCCAGCTCGGCGTTTACGGCCACCGCCTCGGCACTTTTCCCGACGAGCCTGTGCTTACGACTGTCCCAAAGCGACGGCGAGCAGGCCGTCTTACAACTGAATTGTACCATCGTTCGCCCTACACTGAGGCGCGCCATAATCGGGCTTTTGCCCGCCTTGCTCTTTGCCCCCCGTTTGAGGTAAAAGAGCAGCTTCAACGTTTTTTCTTTCATCGTTTTGTTGCTTACAAAGTGGAACCTTAAAAGAGATACTTGTCGCTACGCAAAACACTGAATGCAAGAGAAAAAGCCTCGGTTTAGTTACCTCATTTTGCGTCCTCTTGCCGAAAGGCAAAAAGGGGAACGATTAGGTAACTGAACCCCCTCTTTGAAGCCCCTTTTTCTGCATTTTCCCTCTGGTGCAAGCCTCGGCAGGATGCGGCAAAAGTCGCTACCCATCAGCCCTCTCGCCCTTTCTCGCTTTCCCTTGCTCCCTACTCCCATACTTCCTTCAGAAAAGAGTGAGCATCGCGGATTTTGTAATCTGCTGAAAGGCCTCTGCTCTATGTTCAGAAACCCTGCGGCCCATGAGCCCAAAATCCATTGGGAAATATCAGAGCAGGATGCCTTGGAAATACTTGGAATTATCTCGTATTGTCATAGACGTTTAGACAAGGCGCAACAAATCAGGTTGCCCTAATAAGAAGTGAAACGATTTGCCGTCAGGCTGTAGGGGCACAACAGCATCCCCCCATCGGTCCCACGTTTGCGCAAGCCGCGCAAGTTCCGCGGCATTTGCCGAGACGTTTGCGCAGGTCGCGCAAGTTCCGTGGCATTTGCCGAGACGTTTGCGCAAGCCGCGCAAGTACTGCGGCATTTGCCGAGACGTTTGCGCAAGCCGCGCAAGTTCCGCGGCACTTACCGAGACGTTTGCGCAGGCTGCGCAAATACCGCGGCATTTACCGAGACGTTTGCGCAGGTTGCGCAAGTTCCGCGGCATTTACTGAGACGTTTGCGCAGGCTGCGCTGGGTTCCGCGGCATTTGCCGAGACGTTTGCGCAGACCGGGAGATCTCCCGTCCCTGCTTCCTTAACACGTCGAGGTTTTCCTGCACCGAATCCAATTCCTTTTGCATGATCGCCTCTTGGATCTCTGCCGACTGCGGGATGGCGCTGAACTGATCGTGCGTAAGGATGACACAATCCCAGTCGTTGTTTTTGATGTCGCTGAAAATCCGCGCCCGGTTCTTGACCGTGAAATCCTCTTTGCCGGGATAGAGTATGCGGGCGTTGGGATAGGCTTTGCGGAACGTGTCGGCGATGTCGAAGACGTTGGCCTTGAGTCCGATGATCATCGGCTTATTCGCCAGCCCGAGGCGCTTCATCTCATAGGCCGCCGTGCACATGATCATCGTCTTGCCGCCCCCCACCTCGTGATCGCAGATCCCGCCGCCGTTGGTTTTAAGCATCCACACGGCGTCCTTTTGGCTCGGATAGAGGTCGGGGAAGCTTAGCCCCTTCAAATCCAGTCCCGGGAAGGTTTGATGAGACCCATCAAAATCGGGACGGACAAAGCAGTTGAATAGCCGATTGTAACGGTCGGCCAGCTGCTGTTTGAACGTCTCCGGTGTGCGCCCGAGCCAGCTGACGAACGCCTGCCGGATCTCCTCGATTTTGGTATCTGCCATTTGGATGGCGCGGCCGTCGCGCACCTTGATCGTCGCCTTCTCGCCCGTCTTGGGGTCGGTGATCTCCTTGCTCTTGGTGATGTCGGGAACCGTGTTATGGAGCGCGTGTTTGAGCAGATGAAGGCCGTCGTAACGCTTGGACTCGCCTTGCACGGCATAGGTGTGCCAGATGGCTTGATTCTTCCGATCGCAGGAGAGGATATACTCGTCCATGTCGGGGAGGTAAGACACGCCAACGTCTGTGCCGAACAGGTCGGAGGCGAAGCGAGCGTAGACCTTAGCCGGGATCCAACGCTCACCGAGATTGAAGTCCAAGTCGGCGAACGGTATGGGCGTCGGGATAGCCGCACGGAGTGCCGTGAGACTTTGCTTTGCCATCTCGTGCCTCGGGTGATCGAGCAGCCATGCGTCGATCCGTTCGGCCTTCTCGATCACATTGCCCGAGATGAACTGATCCGCGATCTCGTAGGCGTCTGCGAGCGGATTGAAGAAGATGCGCCCCTCGAGTGCGGCGAGGATGTCGCTCTCTTCCATGTTGGGCAGCAGGGAGGTCATGTAGGGTAGCTCCACCGTGCCGAACTTGTTGAGCGATGCGCAAAGCGCCTCTGACGGGTCGGCCACGACAGACTCAGTCAGGGCGAAGGCCGTCGGGTGATCAAAGATGTCGGCCTTGATGTATCGTCCCCCTCACTTCGCTCCAAGAAAAGCATCTCGGCGCCCGTGGCATCCATCTTCAGGAGGTCGGCATTTGCCTTGAGATTGAGATGCCCCCAACGCCGGACGAAATCATCGTACAGCCGATTCAGCTTCTCGCGCTCCTCCGGGTCCGCCAGATGGTTGTTTGCTTCATAATCGTAGAGCCGATGGTAACTCTCGCGGATCTCGACGTATGCCTTGAGGCGCGTGATGCGCGAAAGCGGCAGATCCATCGGGTGGAACGTCGGGCTGAGATTGAGGTTAGAGAGGTAGCCGATCTGCCCACCTTGCACGACGATGGAGCCGTCGCGGAGATGAGAGTCGGGCTGTGAAAGGAAAGGGCGCGGGCTGACGTCGAACGTTCGTCGGACTTCAGGGACGGGTGCAGACGGGGGCGCTTCGGACTCGCTCAGCAGGTCGAGAAAGGACAGCTGGTGCTTGTCTGACGGGGTGGCTTTCCCGGTTCTGCGCGCCGTGCGACGGGGCGTCGACCCTGTGGCAGACCGACTTTGCCGTTGGGACTTTTCAGCAATCTCCCGGTTGACCCGCGCCACGTCCTGCTGCCAATCTGCGTACGCTTCGGGGGCAAACAGACTCGCCTCGACTTCAGCCTGTCGCTCACGATCCGTCACCGGATGGTGCTCCTCATCGAAATAGACGGTCTGCCCGTTCATCTCACGCGGTGGCTCCATATCGGGCTGCGAGTTGGTTGGCACGGGCGCCTCATATTGCCGGTGTAGGGTGAGGACGGGTACGCCCTCAGGGGCAAGAGTGACGGCTTCCGATTCGACCGCTTCCGACAGCCCGCTCCGGTAGATTTTCCGATCAAAACGGGCTGCCATATCGGCGGAAATCCGTGTTTCCAAGTCACGTGCGATGCCTTCGATCCCGCCTTCATGGGTGTAGATCGGTGCCGGCTTTCCGTAAGCATCCGTACCGATGCGATAGGTCGTGGCAATGTTATGATTGCCTTCGGCAAACAGGGCGTTCTCTATGAATGACTCTCCGCTCGATTCGATGGAAACGCTTTGCGTAAAGAGCTGCTCCAACTCATTCTGTACACCCTTCCCCGTCTCCTTTTGAAGGATAAGGAGATCGCTACCGACCTCTGTTCCCGCGTTTTCTGAGAACATCCCGTCGGGCAGACGGAGCGCGGAGACGAGCCGACTATGCTCCATTAAGTACTCGCGGATGGGGGCATTCGTCGGGCTGTCGGCCACGCCGCGGGAAGTGATGAAGGCCAGCAATCCGCCCTCGCGAAGGCAGTCAAGCCCCTTGACGAAAAAGTAATTGTGGATGGCGCGCGTGGCCTCCCGCTTCGCCGCGTCTTTACCCTTGCTGTACGCCCGATCGTAGATGGCGAAATTTCCGAATGGGATGTTACTCGCCACGAGGTCGAACCGCCCAGCCTCGCGTGCCTCGATCTCTTCGAAGCCTTCGATGCGGACGGTTTGTCGCGGATTGTCAGCCGTGAGAAGTCGCAAGATGCGCCCTGTCACGAGGTCTTTTTCGAACGAGACGACGTCCGTTTGTTCGTTCGCCAGCGCTTGGGAAAAGACACCCATCCCAGCCGACGGATCGAGCATGCGGCGGAGGGGTAAACCGCTCATCCCAAGCCCCGCGGCGATGGTGCCGACGATGCGTTCGTCGGTGTAAAACGAAGTGAGTACGCTGCTTTTGATGCCGTTCCAAAGGCGTGTGGCATCGCTTTCCGAGGCGCCTTGGTTGATGATTTCGCGCAGTTCGCGAACGAGCGGAAATAGCTCATGCTCAGCGCGTGGCCAGCGCTCGATGTCGGCCGGATCAGTGGCCGGAAGGAGAACGCATTTGAGGCCGCCAAAGCCGTTGTATCGCTGCAGTGTCGCCCGATCGCTTTCCGACGGCGCGCGGCGCGTGTTTTCTAAGGCCAGCAGGGTGCGGACGGCATCGAGATTGGCCTGCAATGCCTCTTGTTTGTGGTAGGTCATGGTTTTAAGGTGGAAATGAGTATTGGATTATTAACCGCTAAGGTTAATAGTTAACTTCCTGTCGCAGGATATTAATTAGCAAGCTTGCTGATTAATTTCATGTGACAGGATATTAAGCGGCAAGCTTTCTGGTTAACTTCATGCGACAGGATATTAAATGGTAAGCTTGCTGATTAACTTCATGCGACAGGATATGAAGTCGCAATCTTGCTGATTAATTTCATGCGACAGGATATTGAGTAGTAAGTTTTGTGTTTAACTTCCTGTCGTAGAATCATAACTCGAAAGGTTAGCGGTTAATATCCGCTATAAATAGGGGAAGATTTACCTGCCGATCCCCCGTTTTTGTGGTTTGTTTTCGGTCTGCCGAACGGCTGGAGCCTCTTTGGCAGACGATTTCAGGCGCTCTTTGTTCGATAGGGTGTCCTTGAAAATGAATTCGATGCCTCGCTTTTCAGCGTTTACCTGTAGCGTGGCGTCGAACGGTTTTCCGTGACGCGAAAGCATGCCCTCCACCTGCACGGGGCGTCCCTCGGTGAGCGCCCTGTGCTGCTCCTCGGAGAGCCGGACGCCCTTGATTTCGTGCGGGATTTGAACTCGGTCAGCCCGCAGCGAAACGAGTTCGTTTGTCAGCCGGTCGACGGACACATAAGCGCGGAACGGCTCGCCCTTCTTAGGGGATAATTCGACAGTCTTCCCGAGGTTACCTTGAGTGAGGAGTTGCTCCTTCTCTTCGGGCGAAAACGTGTGCCCCATATAGGGGAAATCGAGCTGCGGTTCTCGTCGCAACGTATGGATGTTGAGACTGAGGCGACCGTCTGTCCCTGTACGGAGAGCCAGCCGTGCTTCGGTATAAATCGTAGTGTCTCCGAAGGGCACAGCAAGGCTAATAAGCCCCGTTTTCTGCCAATTCAACAGTCGATCCAAGTTCCCGCCCGCCTCGAGTTTCTCCCGACTCACGCCGAGGCGCTCCAGCTCCTTCCAATCCACCTTTTCCGGGTCGATGGCAGACAGCTTTTGAGCCGGCGACTCGTCCGAGCTGACGCGAATGCTGTCTAATGCGGCCTTGTTTTGAGGTACATCACGCGCGGTGAGCATGCTCTTCAGCGCCTCCACCGACTCACCTACTCGATCGGCTACGATCCGATAAACGCCGAAATGCGTCGGGTCATTGAACTGTCGACAGAGATTCGTCATAAAGTTCTTCAGCAGTCCATCGTTCTTCTTGAACACCAAAAAAGCTGCCCGATTCTCCTCGGTAGGTTCTACGGTTTTGATCTTCCCCTTCTCGTCCTGCCCCGAAATGACGGACAGGCGGCCTAGATCAGTCGGCGATTTAGTCTCGCTCCGATCCTCCAGCACGAGCACATAGCGATCCGAATTGTCTTCCACAGTAGTATTAGATTTTAAGATGAAACAGATACGAAAATAGCCACCCCGATCCGGGATGGCTATGTGGAATGACTCTGTATGGCTTGGGAGGGAGAAGGCGGGAAATGGAGGGAGGAGAAAAGGAGGTGCTCTCCACTGATAGTGTTTAGCGCCCTATCCCCACCGATTGCAGAAAACGCTGCAAGACAGGGACGTCGGACAGGATGATCCGGCCATCCATCACGTCGCCCGAATGTAGCCGTTCGGCAGAAGTAAATCGGCTCGTGACTTCCCTTTGCCGACCATCGGCCGGTGCCGGTTCTTTCGATGTCTCGCTGACGGTCGCTTCGATAAAACCCGCCAGCGGGTCGTCGATATAGTAATGTCTGTACGAAAAATGAGTTGGCTTCAACAGTCTCAAAGACATTGTCGAAACCAACTCAAACCATATATGCGTAAAGAAAAGATACTATCTTTATCTATCAACTATCTCCTTCTTATTGAAGGATGACGTTTGTGATTTAGATAGTGTACTCCACCTTTTGCGCTTATGAACATTCAATATCTACTCTGTGGGAACTTTAGAAGGATATAAATAATTGGGCATCTAAACTGCTCAATCTTCCACCACTGAAATCGTCAACATCCAACAATTTGTTTAGAAGTCCCCATCTATAACTAAGTGCGACGTCTATTTTCCCAAAAGTGTATCCTAATCTTGGAGTAATAGAGGTATCAAAAACCCATCGGTCATCTTTTGCACGTCTATAATAAAGAGTAGGAGATATACCGAATCCAGCATAAAGACCTTTCCAAAAACGGTAGTTTATACTCGGTGTTGCTGATAGTGAATAAAGCGCAATCTGTCCAGAAGGAAGAATGGTGTTACCTACTAATAAAGAGGAGATTAAATAACGTGAGTATTCCATCGCTCTACCTCCGGCGACTAAGTCCACATCATAAAAGAGAGGCTTTTGTCGGTAAATCATACGCAATTTATATCCAATAAAGAGACCTCCCCTACGAGAGAAGGTTGCACTTCCTCCATTGATGTTATCACTGTGATCATATTGAAGGTTGCTAATAAATCCGAGTGAGCCCCCAAGTATCACACCGTGATTAATCTCCTGAGATTTAATTACAAACAGGGAAACTGTAATTAGAAGAAGGGTTGAAACAACCTTTCTCTTGCATTTATATCGTCCAATCGTCCTCATACGTCAATTTTGCTGTGTTGCATCATAGTTGATATAAAAATCAAATGTCTTTGACATTTCGCGCTGTGTCTTCTTTTGATACAACGCCCTCTTCTTTAGAGCATGCAGTTAAAGCAATAACGCTCCATAGGAATAAAAATAATCTTTTCATGACTACGTAATTGTAATGTGAATAATATGATCGTATTAATGCATGCTTTATATCGCCTCTTTGCGTCTTCAGCCTCATTAATTCGACCGCAAAGTTGCACTCTCTACTTTTTGTTGATGTTACACAAAAGTGTAATTCCGCTTCTATATCTATAAAATTACACTTTTGTGTACCTCCTCCCCTTCTAAGAATGGATCTTGATGACAATATGATTTCAAGTATTTGGGAATACGATGCAGAAGTCCCCTGTTCCTTTGAAAGAAGTCGGACAATCCGTCGTGTCTAATATAAATCGGAGTAGTTTCTGAACCTAAATAGCTTATGCCTTCTC
The sequence above is drawn from the Tannerella serpentiformis genome and encodes:
- a CDS encoding TIGR02391 family protein; its protein translation is MRQKSLPISPLALSRFPLLPTPILPSEKSEHRGFCNLLKGLCSMFRNPAAHEPKIHWEISEQDALEILGIISYCHRRLDKAQQIRLP
- a CDS encoding DUF3945 domain-containing protein, encoding MEDNSDRYVLVLEDRSETKSPTDLGRLSVISGQDEKGKIKTVEPTEENRAAFLVFKKNDGLLKNFMTNLCRQFNDPTHFGVYRIVADRVGESVEALKSMLTARDVPQNKAALDSIRVSSDESPAQKLSAIDPEKVDWKELERLGVSREKLEAGGNLDRLLNWQKTGLISLAVPFGDTTIYTEARLALRTGTDGRLSLNIHTLRREPQLDFPYMGHTFSPEEKEQLLTQGNLGKTVELSPKKGEPFRAYVSVDRLTNELVSLRADRVQIPHEIKGVRLSEEQHRALTEGRPVQVEGMLSRHGKPFDATLQVNAEKRGIEFIFKDTLSNKERLKSSAKEAPAVRQTENKPQKRGIGR